DNA sequence from the Orcinus orca chromosome 2, mOrcOrc1.1, whole genome shotgun sequence genome:
TAGCAGCACAAAATTACTTAGAACTCTTACATTCTGGCATTGGGTAACACGTAAGTCAAGTTAATCATTTTGACCATCAAAATCAGCCtcggttttctttctttctcaaagcTGAACCCAATGGACTGCTGTGGGAAGAAGTTATTGTCTCTTGTTCAGTAATGTGCGATGTAAATAACTCCAGAGCACTAAAAGATGCAATGGGCACCTAAACAAATCCTAGTGGggacagaacacacacacacacacgcgcacgcacacgcacacacacgcacacgcacgcacacgcaacACAGTTCCTTGGTGGCATGAAAAAAAATGCCACACGTAAAAAAATGCTACAGTTTGGGTCAAAGACTGAATTTTTAGCAAATTGTTTGGTAATCTACAACTTCTTTTCTTTGAGACATTACCATTGTTTTTGACATTTGTGCAAGAGGCAAGGTGAATGCATACATATTAAAATGTTCACATTTAATGGGAAGACCACACAGAACGGCAGTCTAAGTTGAACCCATTTTCAAGTATTTGCTCACAGACAGATTCTTCTGAGCACTGTATCAGCTCCTTATACTGGTTACAGGTAGCCCCTCGGAGCCACATCTCTCTTTagtttcaaacaaaagaaatggaATGACCAGCACCTTCCTTTGTTTTCAGGCAAGTACACAGAAGCCTTGCTGCGGTAGCTACGTATGGCAAGTTCTGATGTTGCCAAAGTCAGGAAGCGTTTCTTTGGCCACTTGGTTCTCTTAAAATACAGGCGAGTCTCTTGTCTTAATGTACCCTTACAACATCATCCTCTCAGCAACATGGACAGGATAAAGCCACATGGGGAAGAGCACACTTGAGGCCTAGTAAGTATATTTGTTCAGTGGTCTGACAGATGGGGTTTGGGGAACAAATGAAGGCTTTGGTGGTACATCAGGTTTTAATGACGGTGTCCTCTTTAGTCCCGTCCTGGGAAGGGTGCCATTACTGGTGTAGCTGCTCTGTCTGGAGAGGGAAGGCTGCAGATGAACACTCACCGGTGTTCCCTGAATATAGTCCACCTTCGCCCCTGCGGGGGTGGGCATGTAGCCTCCACGGTTCATACTAGGCTGTCTAGATAACAAAACACCATTTGGTGAACTTAAGTTTTTAGGCATAGCAGATATAGAGTGCCTCTGGGAGGAATTTTTATGATAACCCCTTTGTCTTTCCAGAGAAGTCATTGGGACGCCAGGAGTGGTGGGGACGTCCACTCGCTTGGTTGGGCTATTTCTGGGGAGAGTCGAGGGAGGAGAGTAGAGCGATGCCTCGCGGTTAGGGACCTTGGGTGGGACCTCAGACATAGGTCCCACGGGATCCAGCATTAGGGTCTGGTGGGCCATTTGGATGTCTCCCATGATGGCTTTGGGGTTACTATTTGGGTCATTTAGATGCTTCAGGAGATCgttgagggtgtttctggaatcCACAGAACGCCGGTGATCCCTTTTACTGGATGACTTGGTAAGAGGGTGGTCAATGTTTTGAAGTTTCTTTTCAGCTTTGTGAGCGttggagtttgagaaagatgTGTTGTAGTCATGGGTAGCATTAGGAAGGACAATGGCACTGGGGATATGTCCATGACTTAGGGGGGAATGCGGTGGAGGACTAGAAGGAAAAAACTGGGGGGTTTCCTTCCTTGAAGCCCCATGGCCGTGGGCCTTGTCTGAGTGGCTCTTCATGGCCTGCAGGGTCTTCTGGTGAAGCACAGGTGTAGACTCAGGTGTCGGGAGAGCAGCCAGCTCGGGAGGTTGGCCTCGATGGTCCATGACCATGGATTTCGTATCTCCACTGGGTGGCAGCTCTTTCCGACTGGTCAGCAGGTTACTATACAATTTGGGAGAATCTATATTCTGTTGATATTCCTTGACTGGGCTGTCAAAGAGACCATTCAGCTTGGCAAAACTTCCACTGGAGTCCGTGCACGACTGGGCAGATTCTGCATCTTTATGGATCTTTCTGTTTCTCCGAACAAACATGTCACGATAGCAGTACACTGCCACACCTGCAATGAATGCACCCAAGACAAAAGCCGCAAAGACACAGGTGATGAGGACATTCATGTGGACCATCTGGTTGGACTCTCCAGACTGGACTTCCCATCGTACACCTGCAACAGACACACAGGAGAAGAGTCTGAGTGAGGAGCTTCTTTAAAACAAGATGAGCCAGCAAGTGGCTCCCACTGAACCAACACTACCTTCACATGGTCCATATGCTTAGCTTGGAGGGTGAGGTGGACTCCAAAAttccatattttttcctttaatcccAATAGGATCCCCAGAGACATTTATGATCGCTACAAATACCAGGACAACGCTAAtcttccactgatctgtatttgtCTTTTCCCCTCCAATCCCTCTTAAATAGTTGTTACATAACATTCAAAATTTTAAGGGTTTCTATCTAAAAATTAGAGCTAGAAGGTATGTATTTTCTAAGTGGCCCATTTTAAactcataaaatgtttttttctcatgattttctCTTAATTCATAAATCAGGATTAAAGGGCAGCTACTGGGATTAGGGAAATGTATGAAttggtataaatatatattttgctaaAATAATTATGCTAATGCAATTATGCTATCTTAATTAGAATGAAAGTATATAGTTCGTTCACCAACTAAAAGCATCTGCTTGGTCACTGTTAGCTACAAATATAGCCTCTCAtgtttactttgatttttttttttttcattccatctTGGAGTGAAGCACTCTTGAATTGCCTGCTATGAAAGAAATCCAGACAGTCTAAGGAAATATACTATGTTAAGTAATATTATCCAATTGTCTTaagatatttaagaaatatcTAAATTAGACTAGAAATAGAAGAGTGAATTAGTTTATAATTATTGGGATTTTTAATGCAACCACAGACATCTAGACATGTTAGTTTAAGAGGTATCCAAGTCTGTTACATGCTACAAGCACAGCTATCCCAGAGTAAGGTAAGTCAGAGTGATTTGAAGATGCTGTTGCTTTAGGTTAGTACTAAGGCCTTTGAACATTAGTTGTTTTTCACCAATGTTGAGGGCTATGGAATTCAGTGGCAttgtgaaagacaaagaaagaaacgtagagagaaatggaattactaaagaaaataaaagaggaagaatgattataaaattgtttacaatgaaaacaaataaaaccaaaatcaatAGATGTAAATCATAAATGACAATGCACTGCTATAAAAACTGATTGGAAACCTGATACCACAGTTTGGGAAGCACTAAAGAATAGATTTTCTCCCAGAGTGATCTGTCTAACAAGGTAACTCAGCAGACAGCTCTCTGATAAATGCTTCTATTACGGGCTGAAAATGATAGTTACGGACGAGCACTCTGTTAGGTTTCAGTGCTTGTGGCATTCAAACAACTTCGCGCCTCCCGTACTTTTCAGATTGCATTGTAAATTGCAGCTAAACAAAAGTCTGGGAAAGGCTCCTCCACAAAACATCCGATATCAGGATATTTGCAATTAATGAGTTTTGCTTTTGGATATCTCTGGGGTGACCCTTGGAATTCTCTGATACCCAGCAGAGTGTAGCTTTTTCAGACAGAAGCCGACACGGATTCGATTGTCTGAGTGGCTGTTTAACCAACTCCTTCTTCAACAGCTTTCCACCTCTTTCATCGGCTAAGGAATGCACACTCCACGTAACCACAGAAAACCGGTGTGAGTGTGGCCAGCGGCGGCGATGGTAACAACAGAGGCAGCTCCGTCCGGCTTCACCTCCACACGTTCCTCAGAGATATTAGGAATCAGGTTTCCACTCAGTGAGAGATGAGTTCCCTGGTGAGGCCTTACCCTTTGGGATACCTGATAAAGGATCAGTAAAATCAGAAGTGTTTGGGTCATCTTGAACTACAAATTTCCGGGAGCTGGTCAGTTTAGGTCTCCAGGTATCAATCACTTTAGGTGTAATTTCTGGGATACTTGCCATTGTGGTAACAGAAGATGAAGATACCTCCATGTCTGTGGTGGCAAACAGATTTTTATTAACATGGGTAGTGACAGCGGATGGCTTCTGACGGGTCTGTTGTATTTTCAAGTAAAGTTTAAGCAAATTTTATGAGAAAGCCTGTTCTAGGATTTCATAAAAACACATCCAAGGAGATTATACCAAATCCTTTTCTTGCAAGGGAAAAATATAAGCTAAAAATGAACAATAAAGACATATTAAGCAGATTTCGAACTTGAAGACACTGAAAATACTCCTCTACGAAGCCTCTGCGGTGATTAATGACACTCATGGAAAAGGTACGATGAATCCCAAAGACTAATTGCTAGTTTCTCATCCTTTTGTGAGACGACATCActtcttttgtgtatatttatttaaagcattttCATAGATGGTTGGAAACTGTATTGCCTTCACTGGGGAACCTACAGTGTAACGTCATCAGAAAACACCTGATTAGGTCTGCATAAACACTTGATTTTAGACCTGACAAAGAGGCTGTCCTGCTTTACCACAGACATCTTGTCTATCTGTAGATTACTGACTGCACTGAGGGCTCACCAACCACGGTAAAGCACTGAAGCAGGGATGAACCTTGTCCGTGCCTTCCAAAATACCCGGGGAGTTTCTTCCAAAGAGTTAGCAGCAACTCATGCAAAAGAAATGGCATTCACAAGCTGAATAAGGATGTTCTGATACACAAGATCTTCCATCCTTTTCTCCCCTCTGAGGAATGAAACTGCTGGTAAGTTTTAGAACCAGCAACAGGATCGGGagtaacttaacctctttgtGTGTCTATTACTAATTTCTGCCAAGTAGATTTTCCCTCAAAATGTAAGCATATGATCTTAGGTTAAACCCCTGGAGACCCCAATTCAGACTGGTGCAACGGTCACAGATGAAGACTCCAAAACGGATGCAGACAAGAGGGGCACAGGGAGCCCAGCGACCATCTTAACACATCAGAAACCAGCTTCATTCGATGGGAACCTTTTTCACACCACTGAGACCACAACATTCAAAGGTTTCTAGGATCACCACAAACCATTCAGGAAAGATCtctcaaatttataaatacacattttGGGGAAATGTGTATTTGTTTACTAGGTCTTAGGAAAGGTGAGGAGAGAAGGGGTaaataatgaaattctgccatccATTGAATATAGATGACCAGAGGGAACATTCACAATGCACAGGggtgagagagaagaaagctTGGGTGGACGGGCGTGCAGCTGGAATGCAGCCTATGTTAATCCATTGGATTTTTCTTAAAGGATGTGCCTTGGTCAATGATGGGCTGTTAACATGCTACACAGGGTGAAGTGCTGAATAAGAAAAAGTCTTTCGGACCATCAGGGGGGTTATGAGTCAAAGCAGAAAAATGAAGGGCTGCCAAACTGTgcaaaaggaagggagaaggggctgAAAATGCTgaactgaaggaaagaaaaggttgttaattcaaaaaaatgaaaaaaaactaaCCAGATGTTGGACCGCCAAATATTTTGTAATCTGGTGTAGTTGAAGTAGGCAAAATttctaaaagaattaaaggaacAAGTAATCAGTAAAaagtaaccaaaagaaagcaaaaatttaCGAATTCCAATTAActcaaaaagtcaaaagaaaggaCTATAAATTAAAAGAGTAACCTACTGCTTAGACTACTTTTCTCTAGACTTCCTACAAGATTGTAAATggcgaaggaaaaaaaaaaagtaagattctTCTCTAATGTATCCCCATGACCAAACAGCTCAGCTTTTGTGACGTTTAAGTTAAATGCTAGGTGGCATGTGTCCTGAGTCATTATAAAAGGCTGATTGTAAAATAATGTTCATGTGCAAATGTGGTCAAAAAGAAGCACCAGGAGGGAAAGGAAGATTCGGTCTTACCATGGCAGTCCCCTAGATGGGCTGTGTTGCCATATTCCGTGTCCTGTTCAAATCCTCCAGCGCTGTGGTTATGGAAAGCAAAGAAGTCTTCAGTTAACAGCCTTCATAGGAACACAAGTGACAACCAGAGCAGAACCAAGAACACAGATGGATTAGTAAGAATgagcagacagaaaaaaaaaaggacatttcaaCATAGCTTGCTAAAATGAGTATTTCTAGTAAACATTTGGTAACTAGAATGTTTAAGAGAGCAGAAGAGAATTGGTTCTTTCTCTCCATCCATTTCCCGTAGGTATTTCACTGTCTACAATCTCCTTTCCCTCTCACAGctccagattttctttttttccttctcccatacaaaacaaacaaacaaaaaacaaaaaacagaaaaaaggaaagaaagaaagaaaagtaaagcaaaaaagaaaagtagtgcTATTGgaagttttctaaaatttctagcTTTAGAGATAGAAGCACATCTGGAGAAGATCTCAGCTAATGTGACAAAGTATACTTACAGCATCCCTGGGGTCACTTGACCACAGGCCCCTGGGC
Encoded proteins:
- the SEMA6D gene encoding semaphorin-6D isoform X1 — its product is MRFFLLCAYMLLLMISQLRAVSFPEDDEPLNTVDYHYSRQYPVFRGRPSGNESQHRLDFQLMLKIRDTLYIAGRDQVYTVNLNEIPKTEVIPNKKLTWRSRQQDRENCAMKGKHKDECHNFIKVFVPRNDEMVFVCGTNAFNPMCRYYRLNTLEYDGEEISGLARCPFDARQTNVALFADGKLYSATVADFLASDAVIYRSMGDGSALRTIKYDSKWIKEPHFLHAIEYGNYVYFFFREIAVEHNNLGKAVYSRVARICKNDMGGSQRVLEKHWTSFLKARLNCSVPGDSFFYFDVLQSVTDIIQINGVPTVVGVFTTQLNSIPGSAVCAFSMDDIEKVFRGRFKEQKTPDSVWTAVPEDKVPKPRPGCCAKHGLAEAYKTSIDFPDETLSFIKSHPLMDSAVPPIADEPWFTKTRIRYRLTAIAVDHSAGPHQNYTVIFVGSEAGMVLKVLAKTSPFSLNDSVLLEEIEAYNHAKCNAENEEDRRVISLQLDKVHHALYVAFSSCVIRIPLSRCERYASCKKSCIASRDPYCGWLSPGACGQVTPGMLLLTEDFFAFHNHSAGGFEQDTEYGNTAHLGDCHEILPTSTTPDYKIFGGPTSDMEVSSSSVTTMASIPEITPKVIDTWRPKLTSSRKFVVQDDPNTSDFTDPLSGIPKGVRWEVQSGESNQMVHMNVLITCVFAAFVLGAFIAGVAVYCYRDMFVRRNRKIHKDAESAQSCTDSSGSFAKLNGLFDSPVKEYQQNIDSPKLYSNLLTSRKELPPSGDTKSMVMDHRGQPPELAALPTPESTPVLHQKTLQAMKSHSDKAHGHGASRKETPQFFPSSPPPHSPLSHGHIPSAIVLPNATHDYNTSFSNSNAHKAEKKLQNIDHPLTKSSSKRDHRRSVDSRNTLNDLLKHLNDPNSNPKAIMGDIQMAHQTLMLDPVGPMSEVPPKVPNREASLYSPPSTLPRNSPTKRVDVPTTPGVPMTSLERQRGYHKNSSQRHSISAMPKNLSSPNGVLLSRQPSMNRGGYMPTPAGAKVDYIQGTPVSVHLQPSLSRQSSYTSNGTLPRTGLKRTPSLKPDVPPKPSFVPQTPSVRPLNKYTY
- the SEMA6D gene encoding semaphorin-6D isoform X2; the encoded protein is MRFFLLCAYMLLLMISQLRAVSFPEDDEPLNTVDYHYSRQYPVFRGRPSGNESQHRLDFQLMLKIRDTLYIAGRDQVYTVNLNEIPKTEVIPNKKLTWRSRQQDRENCAMKGKHKDECHNFIKVFVPRNDEMVFVCGTNAFNPMCRYYRLNTLEYDGEEISGLARCPFDARQTNVALFADGKLYSATVADFLASDAVIYRSMGDGSALRTIKYDSKWIKEPHFLHAIEYGNYVYFFFREIAVEHNNLGKAVYSRVARICKNDMGGSQRVLEKHWTSFLKARLNCSVPGDSFFYFDVLQSVTDIIQINGVPTVVGVFTTQLNSIPGSAVCAFSMDDIEKVFRGRFKEQKTPDSVWTAVPEDKVPKPRPGCCAKHGLAEAYKTSIDFPDETLSFIKSHPLMDSAVPPIADEPWFTKTRIRYRLTAIAVDHSAGPHQNYTVIFVGSEAGMVLKVLAKTSPFSLNDSVLLEEIEAYNHAKCNAENEEDRRVISLQLDKVHHALYVAFSSCVIRIPLSRCERYASCKKSCIASRDPYCGWLSPGACGQVTPGMLLLTEDFFAFHNHSAGGFEQDTEYGNTAHLGDCHEILPTSTTPDYKIFGGPTSDMEVSSSSVTTMASIPEITPKVIDTWRPKLTSSRKFVVQDDPNTSDFTDPLSGVRWEVQSGESNQMVHMNVLITCVFAAFVLGAFIAGVAVYCYRDMFVRRNRKIHKDAESAQSCTDSSGSFAKLNGLFDSPVKEYQQNIDSPKLYSNLLTSRKELPPSGDTKSMVMDHRGQPPELAALPTPESTPVLHQKTLQAMKSHSDKAHGHGASRKETPQFFPSSPPPHSPLSHGHIPSAIVLPNATHDYNTSFSNSNAHKAEKKLQNIDHPLTKSSSKRDHRRSVDSRNTLNDLLKHLNDPNSNPKAIMGDIQMAHQTLMLDPVGPMSEVPPKVPNREASLYSPPSTLPRNSPTKRVDVPTTPGVPMTSLERQRGYHKNSSQRHSISAMPKNLSSPNGVLLSRQPSMNRGGYMPTPAGAKVDYIQGTPVSVHLQPSLSRQSSYTSNGTLPRTGLKRTPSLKPDVPPKPSFVPQTPSVRPLNKYTY
- the SEMA6D gene encoding semaphorin-6D isoform X3: MRFFLLCAYMLLLMISQLRAVSFPEDDEPLNTVDYHYSRQYPVFRGRPSGNESQHRLDFQLMLKIRDTLYIAGRDQVYTVNLNEIPKTEVIPNKKLTWRSRQQDRENCAMKGKHKDECHNFIKVFVPRNDEMVFVCGTNAFNPMCRYYRLNTLEYDGEEISGLARCPFDARQTNVALFADGKLYSATVADFLASDAVIYRSMGDGSALRTIKYDSKWIKEPHFLHAIEYGNYVYFFFREIAVEHNNLGKAVYSRVARICKNDMGGSQRVLEKHWTSFLKARLNCSVPGDSFFYFDVLQSVTDIIQINGVPTVVGVFTTQLNSIPGSAVCAFSMDDIEKVFRGRFKEQKTPDSVWTAVPEDKVPKPRPGCCAKHGLAEAYKTSIDFPDETLSFIKSHPLMDSAVPPIADEPWFTKTRIRYRLTAIAVDHSAGPHQNYTVIFVGSEAGMVLKVLAKTSPFSLNDSVLLEEIEAYNHAKCNAENEEDRRVISLQLDKVHHALYVAFSSCVIRIPLSRCERYASCKKSCIASRDPYCGWLSPGACGQVTPGMLAGGFEQDTEYGNTAHLGDCHEILPTSTTPDYKIFGGPTSDMEVSSSSVTTMASIPEITPKVIDTWRPKLTSSRKFVVQDDPNTSDFTDPLSGIPKGVRWEVQSGESNQMVHMNVLITCVFAAFVLGAFIAGVAVYCYRDMFVRRNRKIHKDAESAQSCTDSSGSFAKLNGLFDSPVKEYQQNIDSPKLYSNLLTSRKELPPSGDTKSMVMDHRGQPPELAALPTPESTPVLHQKTLQAMKSHSDKAHGHGASRKETPQFFPSSPPPHSPLSHGHIPSAIVLPNATHDYNTSFSNSNAHKAEKKLQNIDHPLTKSSSKRDHRRSVDSRNTLNDLLKHLNDPNSNPKAIMGDIQMAHQTLMLDPVGPMSEVPPKVPNREASLYSPPSTLPRNSPTKRVDVPTTPGVPMTSLERQRGYHKNSSQRHSISAMPKNLSSPNGVLLSRQPSMNRGGYMPTPAGAKVDYIQGTPVSVHLQPSLSRQSSYTSNGTLPRTGLKRTPSLKPDVPPKPSFVPQTPSVRPLNKYTY